cactgtatatatttaagaagaaaaatgtctgtatgtatcttggtcaatatggttgtagtgtgaaaaataaaaattttaaaaaaagacaggcTTTCTAATTCTTTCAAAAATGTTAATTTGTCCAGTACATTTCAAAACCAAGCAGATTTATACATTTTCTGAGAGACGATAGTTTAGaagttgtgtgtgtttgtgtgtgtgtgtgtgtgtgtgtgtcctgggGCCCCGACAACTTCTCAGAGCGGGCGAGGATGGAGGCGCTTGCAGAGGAGCGACCGTTCCAAGTTATCCAACACTATTTCCATTTCAACCGTAGTGGTGATGCCGAGGCGAAATGTAACACCATTTCTTTCCATCATTCAGCAAATTTCATGATTCGACACAGCGGGTATTTCACCGCGTTCTTTAGCTCTTCTCTGAATTTTCTCTGAGACACAGCGTAAATACACGTGTTGGTGCAGGAACTGAGAAGCTGCAACATTATTGATGTGCGTTCGATGACGTAACGGGGATCATCGACAGAGTATGTGAACGCCTTTGCAAGTCGCCGATAGATGTAAAACACCACCTGTGTCACCCACAACAAGATGAAGCTGCCGGTGATACTAAAGAGTAAAACTATCGATTTCCTTCGATTCTCAATCTCGGGATCCTTCTCAGTCTCTCCGTTGCTGCGACTCCTGAGTCTCCTGCGGACTCCACTGGCCGCTAAAATCTGTCTGACCGTCAGAATATTGAGGAACAGAATGAGAATGAACGGGACACCAGAAGTTAAAATGCGATGAAATATCTCAAATGCCGCCCAAGCTGGGGCCGATACGAAGATCTGTTTCGTGACACAACCCCATGGAATATTGTCAATGAATTGACTAGGTCCGAGGCTGATGTACCAGGGCACTGTCTCCGCAAAACACAGCCCACTCACAGTCCCGATAACAACCGCCGCAATTCTCTCggtgcaatattttattttcaactgTTCATGACAAATGTTTACAAAGCGGTCAACGGTGAAAGCGACCGTCAGCCAGACGGAGACGGCTGTAACTGCAAAGACCACCCAAAATATTAATCGGCAAACCGGGGTGATGGTGAGGAAggaatgtggaaaataaatgccAGCTGTCTGCCGCAACAGAGGGTCGGAGAAAACGACCAGGAGATCGGCCGCTGCCATTCCCACCAGGTAGCGAGTGATACATTTGGAGAGACCGCACCTTCCTCGGGAGAGGATCGCAATGGCCACCAAGTTCACTGGAAGAGaagaggaaagaagataaaatacgTACCTGTCCAGGAGCCAAAGTGACAGTTTGGCGGATGCATTTAAgtatccacattttttttttgcttcatcgTTTCATGGATACTGAGTCCTGGACGTTTGACAGGGCAGAATGAAGCGAAAGACAAGTGTCTGATAATTCCTGTGGATTTCACACTGTATCGATGTAaagcagtggtttacaaactgccTCCATCGCCTGGTGTATTTGTCAGGACCAGCAGATGAACAATGCCTTCTGCGA
This genomic window from Narcine bancroftii isolate sNarBan1 chromosome 3, sNarBan1.hap1, whole genome shotgun sequence contains:
- the LOC138756762 gene encoding probable G-protein coupled receptor 139, whose product is MQGGSERDEAFLTLLGCLSELCVTGEQKSQLLTEMGYAVIWRMEDIYYPLLTAFGILVNLVAIAILSRGRCGLSKCITRYLVGMAAADLLVVFSDPLLRQTAGIYFPHSFLTITPVCRLIFWVVFAVTAVSVWLTVAFTVDRFVNICHEQLKIKYCTERIAAVVIGTVSGLCFAETVPWYISLGPSQFIDNIPWGCVTKQIFVSAPAWAAFEIFHRILTSGVPFILILFLNILTVRQILAASGVRRRLRSRSNGETEKDPEIENRRKSIVLLFSITGSFILLWVTQVVFYIYRRLAKAFTYSVDDPRYVIERTSIMLQLLSSCTNTCIYAVSQRKFREELKNAVKYPLCRIMKFAE